In one window of Chloroflexota bacterium DNA:
- a CDS encoding amino acid ABC transporter permease, with the protein MSLTEQPPNTASNTTIKDRSTFSQQMRAFPWWAVILTVSLAVALAKMLQDPIYREALSFITNPDTTVETGFPPPLDVITAGIRVTLYVTIVSYLIALVVGLVLGIMRVSKNPILFHASTLYVEVMRGVPMLVLILWIGFVVVPALREASNGAFQLTRIQGAILGLGFGYAAYLAEVYRAGIESISRGQMEAARSVGMSYVQAMRYVILPQAIRRVVPPLANDFVAMLKDSALVSVVAVPEILQSARLFVSRTFRAFEGYNSAAFLYLVLTLMFIFVVRFIERRWKTGV; encoded by the coding sequence ATGAGTCTTACGGAACAACCGCCCAACACGGCATCGAACACCACAATCAAGGACCGCTCAACATTCAGCCAACAGATGCGCGCTTTCCCATGGTGGGCTGTAATCCTGACTGTCAGCCTGGCGGTGGCGCTTGCGAAAATGCTGCAAGACCCCATCTACCGGGAGGCTCTCTCGTTTATCACGAATCCCGATACAACTGTGGAAACGGGCTTTCCCCCGCCATTGGATGTCATCACGGCAGGTATTCGCGTCACGCTATACGTGACCATCGTGTCCTATCTGATTGCCCTGGTGGTAGGTCTGGTCCTGGGAATCATGCGGGTCTCGAAGAATCCCATCTTGTTCCACGCGAGCACTCTTTACGTCGAAGTCATGCGCGGTGTGCCCATGCTCGTGCTGATCCTCTGGATTGGTTTCGTCGTGGTACCTGCCCTGCGCGAGGCTTCCAATGGCGCCTTTCAGCTAACCCGCATCCAGGGGGCAATCCTGGGTCTGGGGTTCGGCTATGCCGCCTATTTGGCTGAGGTCTACCGGGCGGGTATCGAGTCCATATCAAGAGGCCAAATGGAGGCCGCGCGCTCTGTGGGCATGAGCTATGTACAGGCAATGCGTTACGTGATCCTGCCGCAAGCGATTCGGCGCGTGGTGCCACCCCTTGCCAACGATTTTGTCGCCATGCTCAAGGATTCGGCGCTGGTCAGCGTCGTTGCCGTGCCGGAAATCCTGCAAAGTGCCCGCCTGTTCGTGTCACGTACCTTTCGGGCCTTCGAAGGCTACAACTCGGCAGCATTTCTCTACCTGGTCCTGACCCTGATGTTTATTTTCGTGGTGCGGTTCATCGAACGGAGGTGGAAGACCGGTGTCTGA
- a CDS encoding amino acid ABC transporter ATP-binding protein → MSDPIIKVVDLYKYFGNVQALRGVDLEIQQGEVMVIIGPSGSGKSTLLRCINHLEKPTAGHVIVDGVDMEAKKTDINAMRAEIGMVFQQFNLFPHLTAMENITLAQKVVRKRKSDEREARARQLLERVGIPEKADVYPGQLSGGQQQRVAIARALAMDPKIMLFDEPTSALDPEMIKEVLDVMLDLAKTGMTMVCVSHEMGFARAAADRLIFMDEGIVIEDTTPDDLYNNPQHERTVQFLGKILQH, encoded by the coding sequence GTGTCTGATCCCATTATCAAGGTCGTTGACCTATACAAGTACTTTGGCAATGTGCAGGCTTTGCGTGGCGTCGACCTGGAAATCCAACAGGGTGAGGTCATGGTCATCATTGGCCCCAGCGGCTCCGGCAAGTCCACCTTGCTGCGCTGCATCAATCATCTGGAGAAACCGACGGCAGGCCACGTCATTGTCGATGGTGTGGACATGGAGGCCAAAAAGACCGACATCAATGCCATGCGTGCTGAGATCGGCATGGTCTTCCAGCAATTCAACCTGTTCCCCCACCTGACAGCAATGGAAAATATCACGCTGGCACAAAAAGTGGTGCGCAAACGCAAGTCGGACGAACGCGAGGCCAGGGCCCGACAGTTGTTGGAGCGGGTCGGGATTCCAGAAAAAGCCGACGTTTACCCGGGCCAACTGTCGGGCGGCCAACAGCAGCGCGTCGCCATCGCACGCGCCCTGGCCATGGATCCAAAGATCATGCTCTTCGACGAGCCCACCAGCGCGCTGGATCCGGAGATGATCAAAGAGGTACTGGACGTGATGCTTGACCTGGCCAAAACCGGCATGACCATGGTCTGCGTCAGCCACGAGATGGGATTTGCCCGTGCCGCCGCCGATCGCTTGATTTTCATGGACGAAGGAATCGTCATCGAAGATACCACACCCGACGATCTGTACAACAATCCGCAACACGAGCGAACCGTGCAGTTCCTTGGCAAAATCCTGCAACATTGA